The proteins below are encoded in one region of Nitrospirota bacterium:
- the rmuC gene encoding DNA recombination protein RmuC, with protein sequence MIDGMAFSLGALVGSLLGALLVGFWMAARVRAKWQGQLLTTGERAQRAESLAEELRRQSLQDRLDLDQVRQNLAEASQARAVAETRAAEAALHLNEQKTLLGQARLELAETFQALSGEALKQNNEAFLNLARSSFETLQAEAKGDLAQRQQAIDSLVKPLQDSLHRYDDQLRQLEQSRQAAYGGLDQHLKLLAESQQKLQSETGNLVKALRAPAVRGQWGEITLKRVAELSGMVAHCDFFEQESITVDGGRLRPDMVVQLPGGRQIIVDAKTVLAGYLDAHEAATEELRLEGMRRHAAQVRSRMDELSLKAYWNQFAQAPEFVVLFLPGEQFLGAALEHDPRLIEDGFLRSVVLATPTTLMALLRAVAYGWRQEKMTEHAEEAGRLGKDLYERMAVLTEHLNDVGQALGKSVLAYNKAVGSLETRILPAARRFKELGVSSEKELPLLDPIEFVSRKALPFESE encoded by the coding sequence ATGATTGATGGCATGGCCTTTAGCCTCGGGGCTCTTGTCGGAAGTCTCCTCGGCGCGTTGCTCGTCGGGTTTTGGATGGCGGCCCGCGTCCGCGCAAAGTGGCAGGGGCAATTGCTCACGACCGGCGAACGGGCGCAGCGGGCCGAGTCGCTGGCGGAGGAATTGCGCCGTCAATCGTTACAAGATCGCCTCGATCTCGATCAGGTGAGACAGAATCTTGCGGAGGCTTCCCAGGCCCGTGCCGTGGCGGAGACCAGGGCTGCGGAGGCTGCGCTCCATCTCAACGAACAAAAGACGCTGCTGGGCCAGGCGAGACTGGAATTGGCCGAGACCTTCCAGGCCCTGTCCGGCGAAGCCCTCAAACAGAACAACGAAGCCTTCCTGAACCTCGCCCGCAGCTCATTCGAAACCCTCCAAGCCGAGGCCAAGGGCGATCTCGCCCAGCGGCAACAGGCGATCGACAGTTTGGTCAAACCCCTGCAAGACTCGCTGCATCGATACGACGATCAGCTCAGACAGTTGGAGCAATCGCGGCAAGCGGCCTATGGAGGTCTCGATCAGCATCTCAAGCTCCTGGCTGAATCGCAGCAGAAGCTGCAGTCGGAGACCGGCAACCTCGTGAAGGCGTTGCGCGCGCCGGCCGTCCGCGGCCAATGGGGCGAGATTACGCTCAAGCGCGTGGCCGAGTTGTCCGGCATGGTGGCCCATTGCGATTTTTTTGAGCAGGAATCCATCACGGTCGATGGCGGCCGGCTCCGTCCCGACATGGTGGTTCAGTTGCCTGGTGGGCGGCAGATCATCGTGGATGCCAAGACTGTGCTGGCCGGTTACCTAGACGCGCATGAAGCGGCAACCGAAGAGCTGCGGCTCGAAGGGATGCGCCGCCATGCGGCTCAAGTCCGATCCCGTATGGACGAGTTGAGCTTGAAGGCCTACTGGAATCAATTTGCGCAGGCGCCGGAGTTTGTCGTGCTCTTCTTGCCGGGCGAACAGTTTTTGGGCGCCGCGTTGGAGCATGACCCGCGATTGATCGAAGATGGGTTTCTTCGGAGCGTGGTCCTGGCCACTCCAACGACGTTGATGGCGCTCCTTCGGGCGGTCGCCTACGGATGGCGACAGGAGAAAATGACCGAGCATGCCGAGGAAGCCGGGCGGTTAGGGAAGGACCTCTACGAGCGGATGGCCGTGTTGACGGAACATTTGAACGATGTCGGACAGGCGCTGGGGAAGAGTGTCCTGGCCTACAACAAGGCGGTCGGGTCGCTCGAAACCAGGATCTTGCCGGCAGCCCGTCGGTTCAAGGAGCTGGGCGTGTCGTCGGAGAAAGAGCTTCCCCTGTTGGACCCGATTGAGTTCGTCTCACGCAAGGCCTTGCCCTTTGAGAGTGAATAA
- a CDS encoding PilZ domain-containing protein: protein MRVVSQGDRVARLLGLVNVLSFRCQLCTNHFRSFSPGARHETQASDRRQYTRLAASIDAQVLDRNQPAATNRITDISMDGCTLQATGLSKGTIVELRLKPTVEEDTIRIERALVCSIRPTSTGIKFLSLQPEYHRRLGQVVLGLLVSQRSYLSSHE, encoded by the coding sequence GTGCGCGTGGTGTCCCAGGGTGACAGGGTCGCGCGCCTGTTGGGCCTCGTAAATGTACTGTCGTTTCGCTGTCAGCTCTGCACGAATCACTTCCGGTCCTTCTCGCCCGGTGCGCGCCACGAGACGCAGGCATCCGATCGACGCCAATACACCAGATTGGCTGCCTCCATCGATGCCCAGGTCCTCGACCGTAATCAGCCGGCCGCGACCAACCGAATCACCGACATTTCAATGGATGGCTGTACCCTGCAGGCGACAGGGCTCTCGAAGGGGACCATTGTCGAATTGCGGTTGAAGCCAACGGTGGAGGAAGACACGATTCGTATTGAACGGGCGCTGGTCTGTTCCATCCGCCCGACCTCAACTGGGATCAAGTTTTTGAGCCTCCAGCCGGAATATCACCGCCGTCTTGGCCAAGTCGTCCTCGGCCTCTTAGTCAGTCAACGCTCCTACCTCAGTTCCCACGAGTAA
- the panC gene encoding pantoate--beta-alanine ligase, with product MKILRTPRSMAAWSERLRKEGVTIGFVPTMGALHDGHRSLIRAARLRCDALVVSIFVNPTQFGPTEDLAKYPRPITHDRALCRAEGVDVCFEPTLSAMYPEGFQTVVTVPEIAQRWEGEARPHHFAGVATVVTKLFGIVRPHLALFGQKDYQQAALIKRLVADLNLGVTIDVRPTIREKDGLAMSSRNRYLSPDDRRAATILYRAFQAGRQAIEEGSRTASTVERIMKKMVAQEPTAHIEYLALCDPTSLEPLKQVKGRILLLGAIRIGKVRLIDNMLTGR from the coding sequence ATGAAGATTCTTCGCACCCCACGATCCATGGCCGCCTGGAGCGAACGGCTCCGCAAGGAAGGCGTTACTATCGGGTTCGTGCCCACGATGGGCGCGCTGCATGACGGCCACCGCTCCCTCATCCGAGCCGCGCGACTGCGCTGCGATGCCCTCGTCGTGAGCATCTTCGTGAACCCGACCCAGTTCGGCCCGACCGAAGACTTGGCCAAATATCCTCGCCCGATTACCCACGATCGCGCGCTCTGTCGCGCAGAAGGGGTGGATGTCTGTTTCGAACCGACGCTAAGCGCGATGTATCCCGAGGGCTTTCAAACCGTCGTGACGGTCCCGGAGATTGCGCAGCGATGGGAAGGAGAAGCCAGACCCCATCACTTCGCCGGCGTCGCCACGGTCGTGACGAAACTCTTCGGGATCGTGCGGCCCCATCTGGCCCTGTTCGGCCAGAAGGATTACCAGCAGGCCGCGCTGATCAAGAGGCTCGTGGCCGATCTGAACCTCGGAGTGACCATCGACGTCCGGCCCACGATACGGGAGAAGGACGGGCTCGCAATGAGTTCCCGCAACCGGTACCTCTCCCCCGATGACCGACGCGCCGCCACCATCCTCTACCGGGCATTTCAAGCCGGTCGCCAGGCTATCGAGGAAGGGTCAAGAACTGCCTCGACGGTCGAACGCATCATGAAAAAAATGGTCGCGCAAGAACCGACGGCGCACATCGAGTACCTCGCCCTCTGCGATCCGACAAGCTTGGAGCCGCTCAAACAGGTTAAAGGCCGAATCCTCTTGCTCGGCGCGATTCGAATCGGCAAGGTTCGCCTCATCGACAATATGTTGACAGGACGCTGA
- the folK gene encoding 2-amino-4-hydroxy-6-hydroxymethyldihydropteridine diphosphokinase: MGRETVFIGFGSNVGDRLDFCDRAVTLLSLLPHSQLLGVSLLYETEPVNDHAQPGDGWFLNGVVQIETDITPNSLLTILREIERALGRDEESRSGPRTIDLDILFYGQRIIEEPDLVVPHPRMHQRRFVLMPLSELDPMFLHPSLQRTVSQLLAEAGKQPEVRLLFPQPSTRYGSHPACSQSPGS; this comes from the coding sequence ATGGGACGCGAGACGGTGTTCATCGGGTTTGGCTCCAATGTCGGCGATCGGCTCGATTTCTGCGATCGGGCCGTGACCCTGTTGAGCCTCTTGCCCCACTCCCAGCTCCTGGGCGTGTCGCTGCTCTATGAAACAGAGCCAGTGAATGACCATGCCCAACCGGGGGACGGATGGTTCTTGAACGGCGTCGTGCAGATCGAAACGGATATCACGCCGAACAGCCTCTTAACGATTCTGAGAGAGATCGAGCGAGCACTCGGACGGGATGAAGAGAGTCGATCAGGTCCCAGGACCATCGATCTGGATATTTTGTTCTACGGCCAACGGATCATCGAGGAGCCGGATCTCGTTGTGCCTCATCCTCGCATGCACCAACGCCGGTTCGTCCTCATGCCGCTCAGCGAACTTGATCCGATGTTCCTCCATCCCTCACTTCAGCGCACGGTCAGCCAGCTGCTCGCCGAGGCGGGGAAACAGCCGGAAGTCCGTCTCCTCTTTCCCCAACCCTCGACCCGCTATGGTTCACACCCGGCTTGCAGCCAGTCCCCAGGCTCATGA